The Engystomops pustulosus chromosome 2, aEngPut4.maternal, whole genome shotgun sequence genomic interval TATCACACCCAGGAGTTTATTTTGGAGGTTCAGGgaccgtacaacccctttaagaaaataaactgttctaagatggccgccactgaaggctGGTAGggtgtgtcatcttctctaaccaccaggtacAGGGGTGGAGTCGAAGAGGGTGCTGTCCTGGATACTAGACACCatattttttgttcctttttccagggaggaaaatataaaaaatctttttttacttAAATTCTCTCCACATGAAAAACCTTGAAATGTCCCATATTGCCCATCTCTCTCTTCAGCGGGCACTCTTTCTGGACTCCTGTCACTCATTCCGGGTCCGTCCGTCAAAGCCAGTGTCTGTTTGGAAATCTGATAGTTTTCTTACTTGTACATTCAAGAGATCATCTGACACGTCCAAAACCTTCCAAACTTcactactacttttcttttcaccaAAATGCTACAAGTCCTTTTGTTCCATTATATTAACTTTGCaattttccatcagtcctacttacaTCTGGCCAACCTTCTGTCTGTGCGTCTTTCCCTTCATGTGCGTTGTCCGCAATGCGCTTGAATCAATTTACTCTGTTCACTACCCATCAtaaatgtctacaactgcaacactgccaaactTGTCCCCACTGACACAGCGAATGCTAACACCTCGATTTCCCAACCACAAAGAAACTAAATACCAGACTTtcacagaggactctttaccaagtcaactctcttactgactctttaccaagccactactctcttactgactctttaccaagtcactactagttcttacagtcccacAAGGCCATTCAGACTCCCAGAAGGGAGTGGAATGCACACCTGGCCAGGTGCACGTGCACACCTGGCCACGATGCacatgcacaaattgagctctatacctctatgggcaactCTATTGGCACTAGTCAAAGAGTACTATAGAGACTATGATAACCTGACAATCACCAACAGAGTACCTCCCACTCTAGCATGGGTTACTCCTTCCcgtctcacagcttcagctaacatcacagactgtctgattGTCTGTCACTGTCCAGTCACCttaaaagtggttctttgccacaaTTATAGTGAGCATACTGTTTTATATGGACATTTAAATATCACACAATTAAATGACCTTACCCTGTCCatccagccagtgaaacagaagtgacagTCAAGGAAGACAATAAAGGAAACTTACCCTGAGCACTCTTTGTCAATTCTGGTGACTGGCTGCCTGGACTCCCGCAGAGGTCACCCTGATGGTCAAATGTCCATTTTAGTATGCTGACCCAGACAATATCAAtgtaagagatttttatctagggcttaaattGCCCTAACTGCAGTTGCAAGGTGACTTTCGAATTAACCCTTTTATGGCTCCCGGTACTGGGAtgagagcagaaaccaagacacaccagtctcttagaaaatgcagaatcaCAATCCTCTATTAACACGCAGACgaatatataaaacacagaaaataatTTTCATAGGGGCTTGAAAAGgtaatagaatactgcaatgctattggccatatcGAATATCTCCCCAAAAATTTACTTTCCCAAAACAtgcagatgaactttacatatAATTTCTCACACAGACTCCAGGGAGACAGAATATTTTTACTAAaagtcctgagaagaagactccTATGGCTCCTCAGTGAagccaaaacataagataagaaggtgctgaagcaaaaatataggacaagagtcaagGACAGACTTGCCTCTTATCAGAAAATTATGTTTGAATCATGACTTGAATAGGCATTTTACAATATGGCTTCTGAGTGGAAACATGACCTCCGGCTAAGACAAGATGGCGTCCGCTAGGTTCAAAATGGCATCTGTAATGATGAGAACCTGTcattacctgtatttgtgaaaaatgtggtgacgggtttcctttaaggtaggaGGGGGCAGGCGTGTGATCAAAACTATTGAAGAATagattaagttcattaacccacTCCTTTATTTGCTGTAACCTGAGAGACAGGCTGTCTGTGAACAGATATTGATTTGAGACTTTTCCAGACCTCTCTGATGTATTTCTGTTTCATCTGCTCCTCTATCATCCTCTTGTATCTGGATTTCCCCTCCCTTTTTGACCAATCCTcatgttttcctcatttttttcttttaaagaagAGCTTTTATTATCAAGGTTAATCTAGATTTGTTGTTAGAGAAGCACCTCACCATTGTTGTGGGTACCTTATTCTCTGTACAAAAGTTAACATAGCCCATTATGCAGTGTATTAAGCTGTCATTGTCATCCCCATACGAATCCTGCAGTTCTTCCCATAAAGTTGTATTCCCTCTAACAATCCCTCAAAGTGTCAGCTTCAGTCTCCACAGACCATATCTTCGCTCTGCACAGGACAGCTGGTTCCTTTACTTTTGCTGCTGCCTGTATCCCTGTTACTTTTGGGACCAGTGATactcaacatgtttatgatttttactgtttatttatttttatatcagttctaaggaaagggggttgatATGAATTGCAACACCCcctccggggcctagccttttctaggTGGCTGTAGACAGTTGGGTCCCAGAATACCgaagtggctggcttatgcggcaTTGGGTACGCTATGGTCACAGTGCTTAGTATTGGGACCGGAGGCTGGGGCCCACAGCGTGGTAGGTCTCCAgctggtggtgtgtgcaagaaaagatggagggagaggctgatgcaacaggtttctccctggggcaacccctgaggtgtatatgggagtccctggatgatggaggatggggggcccgtgatggtgaagcagcctgatccagggattacatggaggcacgttgtgcaaatcaatttacggttctttattcaacttcacaCAGCAATGGCCTTAACTTCAGAATACAATAaagctggtccgcaggaaagttagctcacagcctggtaatagcttcaggctgggctggtaaaaaTGAAGCCCAAGTCCAGATGATGAACCTCTGCTCTGGGACTTAGTCTTCtctgacttgccctgggtgctaggcagtggcCTTTGGCACCTCTGCTTTCTGGTATTATGAAACTGGCTGGCTCTGTGGGAactgcactctcctctgcttgctttgctgacaatgtgctccaagatggagtctctgctctctcactgaaACCTCAGACCCTGTGCTCCCAGTGCCATATTGCTTTACAATATTACAAagaatatcattggacaataacatttggcATGCTTAACTCTTGCCTTAGCAGGCAATAGCTTTAGCTGAAATTACAAAGTTCTACACTATTTAGAGACCTCCTAGAATGTACTGATGGGaattccagctcttcttagtgagatggctcttctggctcctgaacagctccctattaaatatataatagaatcAAATACTAAATCTCCATGATTGTTACATTACGGGACTAGGCATATAGCCCTCCACCTTCAAATCATAGAACTACTCCAAAATATCAAATATACTAATACAGAAAAACAGATCTTACTATAAAACAATGCAAACTTTATTATACACAATTAAaaattacaatatatacaattggTGCAAATAAGAGAACCCAATAAACAGGTCCGACAGGGCTTAATCACTCACGCACAATGAGGGGTATGATTAGCAGCTATCAATGAATATACCAACAGAACAATATCATTTCAATTTTTTATCACAATATATTATCACCGGCATGTACATGAATAGTAAGCTTATATCTCAAAGATCAGTGTCTTACCCATGTTTTTTTCCCCGTACAATGAGATTCCCCCATGGACTCCCCAATGCGTGTTTCAATCATGCTTCCTCAGGCGGTATGATACACACGCTGGGAGGCCGGATTTAATATGCAAATGGGTGGTCAGGTGGCAGCCTACTGTATTTTATATAGATAAAATACGATGACATACAGTGCAATATGTGCACATACTGCTGAAAAAACGCCACGTATAAACGGGCACATACGGCGCTGGAGAATTCACACAGCCGGTGGCGCATGGGAGAGAAGGGAATCATcccatccctctccatagccatacatggtgcagggCGACATAACACAGGGAAAAATATGACATGACGGTACGGTGCCGCTTACTGCTCCGTAaggctccgtgcgcccattgccggccaatgggggatgtatatacggtagccgtatatacatcccccaacgggGGAATGCATCCTTAGAGTCAGTAAATATTGCACTTCTCTCTGTATTCAGAGATGCTATACATTTTGCAATGGGGGATCCAGATCCATTTTGGTTTGGGTGCTCCAAAAATTGTTTTGGTAGGCTCAGGATTAAAATAACTTATTACAAGTAAATTTTTCTAATAACATCCACATTGGGAACTTATGGCAGGTTGGGGGTTGAGTATTTGTCTCAAAGTGGGATCTGTTCTTAATAAAGATCAATATTTGTGTGGAATGATTGACATTTCATGTCACATAACTTGAAGGTTAAGGCTTCCGGTCCTTTTAGGTGGGTACAGGAGGGAAGCCATTTGTGTGTTCTTGCCTCGTTTGTAGGCTTTAGCTATAGGTTGCTCACCACACTTGAAATTACTGGAGAAATGTTCATAAAAAGCAAAGACGCATTCTCTCGATCCTTCACTTTCTTTGGGATTGATTCACACTGTCTTCAGAAGCACATTACTGCGTCTTTGTTcgatatctttaaaggaaattcaGCCTTCTGGTCCGGAGACgagccccagaagaagcctgTGACAGCAACTGGGTCGTGTAGTGGTGGTACTCGACAATCATAAATCCTGGAGAGAGTgggtgtgtgtctgtctatatgcagtacagttgggagtctgttccttatggaatagatatactggtttggcttaatcccacatcatgtttttagacttcttgtaggtcatacttgatgttaagggggctgcctttcaaggtagcaaaaggaggtattgttttccatttaacaccttggaaaacttatttgcatttttcccagaattccctggtggagcattaatggctttaagtctccacatgcctttaaggtggccttaattggcattgtctccttaaggagaacacctactgtctgatcctagtcaatagcctctcacatagccaaatcagttccctacactgtactgaggagacccaaccaggtcgaaacagtgctgtctacagttgggagtctgttccttatggaatagatatactggtttggcttaatcccacatcatgtttttagacttcttgtaggtcatacttgatgttaagggggctgcctttcaaggtagcaaaaggaggtattgttttccatttaacaccttggaaaacttatttgcatttttcccagaattccctggtggagcattaatggctttaagtctccacatgcctttaaggtggccttaattggcattgtctccttaaggagaacacctactgtctgatcctagtcaatagcctctcacatagccaaatcagttccctacactgtactgaggagacccaaccaggtcgaaacagtgctgtctacagttgggagtctgttccttatggaatagatatactggtttggcttaatcccacatcatgtttttagacttcttgtaggtcatacttgatgttaagggggctgcctttcaaggtagcaaaaggaggtattgttttccatttaacaccttggaaaacttatttgcatttttcccagaattccctggtggagcattaatggctttaagtctccacatgcctttaaggtggccttaattggcattgtctccttaaggagaacacctactgtctgatcctagtcaatagcctctcacatagccaaatcagttccctacactgtactgaggagacccaaccaggtcgaaacagtgctgtctacagttgggagtctgttccttatggaatagatatactggtttggcttaatcccacatcatgtttttagacttcttgtaggtcatacttgatgttaagggggctgcctttcaaggtagcaaaaggaggtattgttttccatttaacaccttggaaaacttatttgcatttttcccagaattccctggtggagcattaatggctttaagtctccacatgcctttaaggtggccttaatgggcattgtctccttaaggagaacacctactgtctgatctaTATGcagtagtgatatatatacagacggtccaGTATTTATGATGCTCCAGCATCACTACTGCCTAAATATCATTTCCGCCTTTGCTTCAGCTCATATGACAAGGCGAGGAGATGACGGCTGCACGTCATCATATCCATGACGACATCAATGGGCGCCGCGTAGGAAGTCATCTCCAGCCGCCGACAACATGGAGGCAGCGAGCGGTGGTACTAAGCCGCCACTTCTTGGTTTCGGCCAGGCTGTAATCGGACCCCCAGGCTCCGGAAAGAGCACGTATGTCCGCGCCATGCATGCTCTCCTCACCAGCATGGGCCGCCGGGCTTCCATCATTAATCTGGACCCTGCCGGGGAGGACGAGCCCGGGGCAGCGGTGACGCTACAGGAGCTGCTGGCTCTCACAGAGGTGATGTCGGAGCTGCACCTAGGACCCAATGGCGCCCTGTTGTACTGCATGGAGTACTTACAGGGGAACTTGGACTGGTTAAAGGATCGCCTTCTCAGTCTACGGGGGTCGTACCTGCTGTTTGACTGCCCGGGACAAGTGGAGCTCTACACCCACCACCCTGCCCTTCCCAGCATCCTGCGCCAGCTGCAGAGCTGGGGGCTCCGGGTGAGTGGAGCGGCTGTCATAGGGAAGTACAAGGCCGGGTGTGATGGTCACCCATCTGTGACTGCCATGGCCTGGAGATGTCATAGATGGTACTGTCAGTAACTATCTACTCAGCCAAAGTCTGCGCTTGCAATGAAAGAGTCAAACTGATTTTTGGTTATTAAATGGCTGCTCCATTCTGCACCATAGTGCCAGTGACAATCCTACACTTACTATAACACCTGATCAGAGGGAGGTGGCTACAGGTTTGGGTGTCTTTTGTATCACATTTCTACCTTCTCTTTTAGTTGTGTGCTGTACATCTTGTGGATTCCCATTATTGCACTGACCCAGCCAAGTTCATCTCTGTCCTGTGTACATCACTGAGCACCATGCTTCACATAGAGCTGCCTCACGTCAACATCCTATCTAAGGTGGACCTCATTGAGCAGTATGGTAGACTGGGTGAGGATACATGTTTGTTTTCTAAAGATGCATCTATTGAAGTATTGGACCCAAAACCTACAAAATACTCAATATTTGTACATATGGAATAATGTGTACGATCAGCACATACCCTTAATGATGATCATGTATGGTTTAAGTTGGGGGACTAGAAACCTTGCTTTGAATTTCACATTCCTATGGCAAAACTCATGTCAAGCTATTTAATCTCCCCACTAAAACGACCCATTGCCAAGTCTTATGCTATCTGCACATATCGCAGAAAATCCACATTCAAATCTGCATCAAATACACACATGTTTTGTATTGCATTGTTGATGTAGAATTACATACGGTTTTTACTTCTTTTGTTTTACCACATCTGACATTATTTAGAGTAAAATTGTGCATCAAATCTGAATCATGATGCTTATTTTTACATTCCCATacacttcaatgtaaaaaaacacatgcaaattTCCATGAGGGCGCACAAGAAAAGGGActtgatcaattttttttttttcctgcattgAGCAACAATTTGCGTGCAGGAAAAAAATGCATTGTCTACATTACTTTTTCATAACATTCACTTTAATGGCAATGTATTACGGTAAGTTGCAGAATGTCCGCCTAATATCTCCATACAAAGCTATGTGTTTGATATATCTTGGCtgttttatgactttttttttttttttcttcaataaactatttttataaatattttctatTTCAATATATTATGGTTCTAGTTTATTTCAAACTTTTTCAAGAGGGTAGTACAGAAAGGTTTCAGATCTGTAGTTAaccatttttattagatttttttttttcaccactaTACTGCTGTTtaatttttcctatttaagttgtttttttgttttttttccatggacTTTGGCACCAACCTCTAATAATTAACTTTTATGAAATAAATCTTCTTTTGTTTGTATATCTAAAGTACAGCTGAATTTGATTTATAAATTAGAGGACCTTTCTGTGGGAGGAAACAGTTatgtagtatataccgtatataatcgagtataagccgagtttttcagcacaaaaaatgctgaaaaactcaaacgcGGCTTACACTGGAgtcaaaaaaagaaatcaaaactcacctttccgccgGCCTCCGTAGGTCTTCTGTGTGATTCGTCCAGCAGCGGCGGTATTGTGTGTGCTGGCAGCCGGCCTGTGGTGGTGGCTGATGTCATAACTGTGCaccgcacggacctgccgctgatgGATGGATCGCACTGAAGACCTGcaggggccgccggaaaggttaGTTTTGACTTATTCATCAACTTGCTGCACgacggggcagggagctggctgcatactggCTATAGACACTGGcgccggggctggcaggctatatacttgggaggctgtgaccaatgcatttcccacccttggtttGTActcggttttcccagttttttgtggtaaaattagtggcccTTGGCTTACTCTCGAGTCAGCTTATactgaggtgtgtatatatacggtaaacttgttattttatttaaaaccAGAAGCCAATTCTGTCCCAGGAAGCTAAATATCTTTGGATAATGGGTATGGGGACATCTCTCTCTGTTGTGGCTCCCCCtccgccttaaaaaaaaaaaaaaaaaaaacactcctgCATTTCCCTATGCCCCTTCTTTCTTCTTCATCGGCCCCTCTTGCCTATATGCAACAATCTCTCTGTTGCGGCCATTCTTAATATTGCATCCTCTCATCACGTTTGTAATCAGATCATCCATTATCGGTGTCCCAGTAAAGTTGGATCATTCAGATTTGATCTGGGCTGTGTTGGTGTTGAAGAAATATAACTGTCTCTTTCCATTGCAGCTTTTAACATGGACTACTACACTGAGGTTATGGACCTTTCTTACTTAGTGGAACATTTAACATCTGACCCGTTTTTCCGACGCCACAGAAGTCTTCATGAGAAATTGGCAGAGGTCATTGAGGATTATGGGCTGGTCTCATTCATGCCACTTAGTGTCAAGGTTAGGAAAGACTACTATGTTGAAATATTCCTTCTATAATGGCAATTGTATTTATGTACAGTCAGAAGAAAATGAGATATTGCTGTTTATTTTGCCTTTCAGTATACTTGTAGGTTTATTATCCTCATATAAACATTTTGTCCTTGCTTTTATATCCCTGTAGCATCTGTCAGCTGCCTCATAGATTTCTAGTGCTTAAAGTCTGGCTGCTGCAATCCCAAATAACTTCTTCTGACTGCTATGTTACATGCTGAATACTCTGGATATTAATATGCCATTGAATCTCGTTGATTGCCAGTTATAGTGGCACTTAGTGCTTTAACAGTTATGAAAATTTTCATTTGTTGGGTGCTTCGTCTATAACTTGCAATATTAGGAATAAGAGGAGACAATGTAAGTGACCAGGGAAGAGCCTGACGAGTGATGTGAGCAAATGCATCTTCCCTGGGCTCCTGCCATCTATTCTGTTCAGGCCACTTGCACCTACCTCCGACATCTCGAACCAGCCAGTGTCCTGGCAAAAACATGTAGCGGATCCAGCTTCACACAACCATCCAGGGTCAGTAAAAATGCagcaatttatttcatattctctaaAAATTCACAGAGGCAGATGAAAatataggagaacacagacatacacagcgtAAATGCCTGCGAGTAAATCCTTCATCATGGCATATCGTGAGGCATGAACAGGTGATTCTTAAATAACCCGCAACTGCGGTCATGTGATCACGTTAAAGGAACATTAcatgtttaaaaagttttaatcatGTGTGCCCGGTCATGTGTGAATAGGCAAAACGCACGATATAAGCATCAAACACTAAATAGAGAAAGCAAACAATAGAAGATTTATCAAGGAAATTTACAATTGAAAAATCATGTCATGTCTTTTATTAAGACCTAGTGGAAATCTAGTTTATAGTACAAAGATCCAGTAGGATTCCCTGTTCATAAGCTTACGCCTATGATCTCCACCGCATGttggttttttaactttttccatgGCGGTTACCGCAAGGTGTGAACAATCCCCTTTGTGTACTGTTTGGAAATGCCTTGTGGCCATTGAAATATTCAAGGCCTGTGAATTTTTTGCATCTGAAATAAGCCAGTGTCCTGCCTCCGATGGGTACCTTGCGACACCGTGTTGAGCCACCAGGAAAGTAAGGGAGGAGAGTGCGCCGGCCATGTCAGCTAAACAACATGGTCCTGCGGATGAACTGAAAGCTGTAGAGGCGCGGCTGGAGAAATTGGCCAGGTCTGTGCCTGCAGGGAAGTccccctcatctccctctggTGCAGAGGCTTCTGTGTTCACTGTTATACATGAGGACATGTTCACATGAAGTGTTGCGCTTTCTGTTGCATTTTTCCAAattcatcaaaaacgcattgtatCATGTGAACGCAGCTTGAGGGTCCAACTCTGCAAGATATTTTTGAAATAGTTACTGTGACTAATTGCACAGGTGGACAGCTTAACTGAAGAAATTGGCCTCATTAGGCATGATTTGTGAAAGGTGAATGAAAGGGTCCATGAGGTTAAAGACCGTGTGGGCACCCTGGAAGACAAAATACAATTTATGCTTTGTGATATAGGTAGAGTGGTGTGTAAGTTAACAACTTATTGTTCAACTCGGATGATGTAGGAATCGTCTATTCGAAGAATTTATTTGCGAGTGATCCGGGTACTGGAGGATGTAGAAGGACAGCACCCAGCGTAGTTCTTCGAGAACTTTTTCACAAAGCAGTTTGGCAAAGATAAGCTGACTCCTCTCTTTGCCATTGAGACATTGCACTGCTTTCCGCTCGGAGCACCTATGTTGAGGGGGACACCTACTTCCTATACAGTACTACTGAGTCCTGAATCTTTAGGGTATAATTCGATGTGCATCCAGAGGAATCTCCTGGCACTCGGTGG includes:
- the GPN2 gene encoding GPN-loop GTPase 2 isoform X2 codes for the protein MEAASGGTKPPLLGFGQAVIGPPGSGKSTYVRAMHALLTSMGRRASIINLDPAGEDEPGAAVTLQELLALTEVMSELHLGPNGALLYCMEYLQGNLDWLKDRLLSLRGSYLLFDCPGQVELYTHHPALPSILRQLQSWGLRLCAVHLVDSHYCTDPAKFISVLCTSLSTMLHIELPHVNILSKVDLIEQYGRLAFNMDYYTEVMDLSYLVEHLTSDPFFRRHRSLHEKLAEVIEDYGLVSFMPLSVKDEESLKKVLTAVDKASGFCFGEDNRSLGNLMSVAMGADFHFSSYPLITIVWIHFA
- the GPN2 gene encoding GPN-loop GTPase 2 isoform X1, with the translated sequence MEAASGGTKPPLLGFGQAVIGPPGSGKSTYVRAMHALLTSMGRRASIINLDPAGEDEPGAAVTLQELLALTEVMSELHLGPNGALLYCMEYLQGNLDWLKDRLLSLRGSYLLFDCPGQVELYTHHPALPSILRQLQSWGLRLCAVHLVDSHYCTDPAKFISVLCTSLSTMLHIELPHVNILSKVDLIEQYGRLAFNMDYYTEVMDLSYLVEHLTSDPFFRRHRSLHEKLAEVIEDYGLVSFMPLSVKDEESLKKVLTAVDKASGFCFGEDNRSLGNLMSVAMGADFHFSSTLAFQEKYVEEEKRTVEEEALDL